In the Helianthus annuus cultivar XRQ/B chromosome 11, HanXRQr2.0-SUNRISE, whole genome shotgun sequence genome, one interval contains:
- the LOC110924788 gene encoding uncharacterized protein LOC110924788, with the protein MDLNMRQRRWDELLNDYDCEIKYHLDKASVVENAMSHKERAKPLRVRALEMTTQTNLATRICEAQQGALRPENLRVESLRGMEVKLLPKEDGTLYFMERLWIPFRGNLRVLISDKAHRSRYSIHPGSDRMYQDFYWQPRIKADVATYVGNCLTCAKVKAEYQKPSGLLQQPGNPMWK; encoded by the coding sequence ATGGATTTGAATATGAGACAACGAAGATGGGATGAActgttgaatgattatgattgtgaaatcaagtatcacctGGACAAAGCAAGCGTTGTGGAAAACGCAATGAGCCACAAGGAACGCGCAAAGCCTCTAAGGGTGCGAGCCTTAGAGATGACCACACAGACGAATCTCGCTACTCGGATTTGTGAAGCTCAGCAGGGAGCGCTGAGACCAGAAAACCTACGAGTAGAATCACTGCGTGGTATGGAAGTGAAATTGTTACCCAAGGAAGATGGAACACTATACTTCATGGAACGTCTTTGGATTCCGTTCCGCGGAAATTTGCGTGTGCTTATTTCGGACAAGGCTCATAGGtcaaggtactcgatccatcctggGTCCGACAGGATGTACCAAGACTTTTATTGGCAGCCCAGGATCAAAGCTGATGTTGCTACTTATGTGGGTAACTGTCTTACTTGTGCCAaagttaaggcagaataccagaaaccatcagggcTTCTGCAACAACCTGGGAATCCCATGTGGAAGTAG